The Arachis ipaensis cultivar K30076 chromosome B05, Araip1.1, whole genome shotgun sequence nucleotide sequence CGACGGCGTGGCAAAGACCAAAGGGCACACAACTATAAAAACTGTAATCAATGCAACCGGGCGGTCCGGCCAGGATAAGTTTCATGGCCATGCCGCGGATTCTGCCGCGGTCGTGAACTTAAGCGGGTTACTAAGTATGCAAGTGGACAACATTCCAAAGGTCAGTATATACGTATGTGTCACGATAAGGTTATTCGCAGTTTCGTGTGTCCTGTCACCATCTCCTATCTGTTGGGCATGTGTAATTGGTTGGGGTTATTATAGTCCATGAACCTGGTATTTCGTCCCACGGTAGATATGAACCTGTCCGGGGTGGAGTTGGCAGTTGCTGCTTACATTTTCAACAGAGATCTTCCAGAGAGGTAAGCATTCCAGTTACACCAAATTTATGCTGGTCTCCTTCAATTTTTCAGTATTGCAATCACACGGCTTCGAGTTCGCCACACCTGTTTTAACTCAATCTAACATATCGCCCTAATGTatgctttgttttctttgtaCGTTACCTGCAGTGAAGTTCTTATTGACATTGGGGACTGCTTTGCAAGTAGGGGAGCGCTGATGACTCTCGCCCCGAAAGAGGAGGTTGTTGACGATGTGAGTCCCTGTCACATCTTCATGTATCAATCCCTTGGGTCTTTACACCTGATTCAAGGCACATGCCTTCTTAAGTTGGCATGACTGGTGTTTTCCTTACCATGTGTAGGTACTGAATGTAGTTATTCGTATGCTGACAAATGGATCGCAGCGCAGTTGTTGGTTCCTTCCCACAGTGGTCATGGTAAATTCATTGACTGAGTACAAACAAACTTCACTTGGTATTACTGTTTCCTTTCATTCCATGCACACATATGATGACGATGTTGTGGCATAAAGAAAATCATTGAGACCCAGGTACGGTCTAATTTATGGAAACCACCATTCCTATGCCAATTTCCTTGCATCCATAACTTATCACTCACCTGTAATCTAAGCTACCATTGCTGCGAATATATTCTGTTGCCTACCGAAATGAAACCCATGTGTAGTGTGAACCCAGTTACGTAAGGCCATGCAACAAAAGGAAGACCCTCATTCACAGAAATCATTAACATATCACATTTTACTTTGATTGCCTGTTTATTTAAAGTCTCACCCTGCTCAGCATCTGCCCTATAGTGAGATGAAATGCCAACTTAACGGGTTCAATTTTTTCGCAGCAAGTGGCACTTGGTGGTCGCTCGCTAACGTCGGCGAACATGACGTCGATACGCAACAACTACATGCGCAGCAAGGTGGACCAGACGACGAAGGTAAGTACACCGACGCCGAAAATTTGTTCTCCTATGCTTGTTTTCGAATTCGTAGCGCAATTTCATACCCAGCATTGTTATGGATTTATTTGAAGGTTTACCAGCCCATGTGGTGTGATCAACACTGGTACCTTATGATTATCGACATCCCACAAATGAATTTAGTGTATCTAGACTCACTCCGAGATCCGCGTGAAGCAGATGCAAGGAAAACTGCGATGGTTCGGGTGGTAAGTCTCGGCATTGTTGGGACAACCACATGGCCACAGATCGAACGGGCGACTCATATCAGTGGTACCTAATACCTATGCTTGTATTTTGTAGGCACTTTACCTTGAGGGTTTGACGCTGGGAAAGTCATGGCTATCGGGGCCTGAGGCGCTGCGTCCTAGGTTCTCAGCCTTCGAGTTCGAGGAGCCGGAGGTGCCTCAACAAGCGGGGGACTCGTAAGCCCCTACATTTTCAAATTATGTAAACTTAAGtggttttcttgtttttttttt carries:
- the LOC107640103 gene encoding uncharacterized protein LOC107640103 is translated as MPNFLLDRISYLLLEPAQPGINSHRRRQPKVALIPRLLLRCIDTPISRKQINECPPCCGNSKPFRKIRKSFEDNYDVFLILNGELLAGLCRFCNCNQKNTYFNLPKENRSKKKASKTCRRAEHTRRPVPEVGPVIDTTFSMDHFPFTTNRSKKQTRKPIKSWKEPRSKRVPEVVDLSSDDGVAKTKGHTTIKTVINATGRSGQDKFHGHAADSAAVVNLSGLLSMQVDNIPKSMNLVFRPTVDMNLSGVELAVAAYIFNRDLPESEVLIDIGDCFASRGALMTLAPKEEVVDDVLNVVIRMLTNGSQRSCWFLPTVVMQVALGGRSLTSANMTSIRNNYMRSKVDQTTKVYQPMWCDQHWYLMIIDIPQMNLVYLDSLRDPREADARKTAMVRVALYLEGLTLGKSWLSGPEALRPRFSAFEFEEPEVPQQAGDSMDCGVWVAQWMIREHLWQDHGNVNNATRMRLAVDLVMKSHNDLGEDAVSKAVRHWQQKAA